Part of the Peromyscus maniculatus bairdii isolate BWxNUB_F1_BW_parent chromosome 23, HU_Pman_BW_mat_3.1, whole genome shotgun sequence genome is shown below.
TTATGATGATTGTTGGTTGggattagatttttattttattttttcattgtaaaaGGGAAACTTAATAGATGGATCTTTAGTCAACATGTTGTTAATTTGGGCAGAAACAGTGGCAAAGTTTCAGAGAACAAAGGAGCATAAGGGGCAAAGGACATTATATTGCAATTAGAAGAAAATTAACTTGGACTTTCCAGTCAGAATTAGCAGTGAGACTCAGTAGAGCCTGATGTAATAGCACTTTCCTGGCTTCAGTTTGTTTCTCACAAGGCCATTTATCCTTACAGTCTTGATTGGGATACGTGTTAGGATCTCTTTATAAGCCAGTAATTATATCATGTAATAACCTATTAATTTcaaaaaacagaggaaaatatatttaaaaaagaggtCTGATATTTTCTCCATTGTCATATATTAAATGGTATGGGGATCCCATTGGACTCAATGGGACAGTGGCATATAATAGTGGCCACCATTTTGGACTGTCTAAAGTGGTCACATGTACCAAGATGGTATAGAATTCACATGGCATATGCATTCTTTATCATACCATTAGCAATGTTACCAGCCAAGTTATATAGGTGCTCCCATTTAATGAAGATCCTCAAGTCATGTGTTCAATAAACcatgtcatattttcttttcaaaatgaactCAGCCTCAGAGTAATATAATTTCATCTATTATCAGGGCTTTCAATGCTGTTGTGTAATTCACTTTGTGTGGGAAGTAAGAACAtagtgaaagaataaagaaagaggcAGGCAACAGAGGAAAATAGAACAAGTAGCACAAAGTACCCAAGAGGATTTAAGTCATGACTGTAGGCTGTTAAAATACAGGAAACTCACTCAATCATTCTGCTCTTCATTATATGGCTcttagaaaggagaggggagatggcaatgggagagagggagagatgtgcATGGCTGTGGGAAGCTATAACCCCTGCCAGGTTCATATCCAAGATTGCTTGGGGTTGATGCATGTGACACAGGCAGACATCCCCATAAGCGTCATTGGTCTTTAATCAGAAGAACTGAAAGGCTGCAGTCTCCATCTATATACAGACAGAGTGAATGTGGTGTGGGAGCCTTGAAGTTTTTTTTGTACAGAACAAGGGAACCTTAAAGGATGTAAGTGTCCCTCTCCTGGTTATTTCACTAAAGCATCAAAGAATTATGTTTGTGTCTTCCCATACTAGAGATTCCAAGGTTTATATCAGTCCAGGTTAATGTTCCAGGCCAGAAATGTTAGatacacctgaggcttttagttaATTAAAACATCACTAAGCATATATACCATGACATTGAAACTATAACCATTACCTTGATGACAAAAAATTGTTTGTAGATATATAATAGTGACAGTATAAAAGCCATTGTTACTATATCATCAGGATGTGGCCCAACATCTTACCGAAAGTTATGATGTGAGTCCCCATCATAAATATTGGCaatctttctctccaggttcaaATTGAGGAGCTACCAGTTTTCTTTGGCCTTCATATTTGCCATTGAGGAGATCAACAGGAACACTCACATTTTACCCAACACATCTCTAGGATTTGAGCTCTATAATGTCGTAAACAATCACCTGGATATTCTGCAGGAAACTTTACTTTTCCTCATAGGAATGAGAATAAATATCCCCAATTACACATGTAGAAGGGAGAACAAGCCTGCTGCTTTACTTACAGGAACATCATGGGAAACGTCTATACAAATTGGGAGACTACTGAATCTTTACAAATATCCACAGGTGAGGTACATGGCTGTGAGGGAACAAGAAACTCATATTAAACCGGAGACATTTCAGGTGTTTTCAAATATGAAGAAGTGAGGCTGTGACTTTCATCTATTGGAGAATAAATCAGGCATTTGTTTATGTCCTTATATACTTTGcttatgagagagaagagaaagggtgaAGCTTACAGTCAGTGTTTAGAAAACTCTGTTTCTTGTGACGAATTCTTCATAAATGTCTCCAGAGAAAGGATGGGAGTTTAAAATACCATGAACAGAAGTTAGTCTATACCAATCCAAAGTGTCAACTCAGGTTTAAGACTGTATTCTATGTCAATCTTTTCACTCTTGTTTcctatttgaaattttctttagatTACTTTTGGGCGATTTGACACTATCCTAAGTGACAGAGGCcagttttcttctctctaccAGACAGCACCCAGGGACATATTTCTGTCACATGGCATTGTGATTTTGATGGTTCATTTCAGCTGGACCTGGGTGGGAGTGGTTCTCATAGATGACCACAATGCAGCTGAGATTCTATCAAACTTGAGAGGAGAGATGGATAGAAacagtgtgtgtgtagcttttgtAGAAATGATTCCAATCAACTGGATTTACTCTGATTATAAATCCAGAACAATGCATCCACAGATCCTGAAATCATCTGCAAATGTGGTTATCATTTATGATGTCACTAAATCTTTATATGCtctaataatatatataagtatacattcAAGTGCTTGGAAAGTCTGGATCATTAAGTCACAGTGGTATGTAACCACTGATGTTCCTTATTTCATATTTGATCCATTCCATGGTAGTCTCATTTTTGAACATCACCATGCTGAGATTTctgattttaggaagtttatccaGACATACAACCCTTCCAAATATCCAGGAGATCATATCCTTGCTCTTCTTTGGAACACATATTTCAATTGCTCTTTTTCTGGACCTGATTGTGAAAGTTTGGTTAACTGTCTACCCAATGCTTCTTTGGAAATGTTGCCTGGAAATGCTTTGGAAATGGACATGAGCGAAGAGAGTTACAATGTATATAATTCTGTATatgctgtggctcacagtctccATGAGATGACTGTCAAACAAGTAGAAATCCACCATCATAGCAATGGGGCGGTAAATACCTATCCTTGGGAGGTAATTTCTCTTCCTGTATATTTTATCCATAGCCCTGTGAGATAGTGAGGTTTCTTAAGAACACACTACATGATTGTATACAGTGGCAGGTTTTACAAAAAAGTGCCTGAGAGACTGTATAAAATTCATCATCTAGAAGTCTTTGCAGACACACGCGTTATTGTTCACGATTAATGGGTGgtaataagaatatttaaatgtaagaatctcatcatttattttgtattacaATTAACATCAGAATCTTGATATCCTTAATTGAAACCCCattatttttaagcatatttCAGAACAGAAATATGAGAATTAGATCCTAAAACGTCAAATGCTATTACATCCTTAAAGTTTAAATTCTCAATCCATGGTTGAGAGTCCTAACTgaccattttattacattttggaaTTTAACACCCCAAATTACACCTTGAAACTTTGAGTAGATTacttaaatatttgaatttcaaGGTTTTGGAATTTGCATGAATCAACATTCATggagtaaatatttttgtttgtctacttgttattgtgtaagtgtgtgtaaattctttcttttgaaataatagtCTAGAAACatgatatattcatttttattcttcatcCATTAAAATGTTGATATCTTGGTATAGCTTGCAATTAATGTTAGGGATTTGGGACACTGAGACATATACCTTCATTGGATTCTGTTGAGCCTTTCTGGGAATAAATTCATCATAAAGTTCTGCATTTCTTTTAGCTACATCCTTATCTCAAGAATATCCATTTCAAAAATGGTGCTGAAAAACATATAGTTTTGGATTCACAAAGGAGATTAGATGCAGAATATGATATTCTCAACCTTTGGAATTTTCCAGATGGTCTCAGACAAAAGATAAAAGttggaacattttctccaaatgctCCACAGGGCCAAGAACTGTTTCTATCTGACCATATGATACAGTGGGGTTTAAGATTTGCAGAGGTGGGCTGGATCTTATCTCATTGTTTTGATCCTTATGTCAATAGAGATTTGTTTGTGGATGTAAGATTGTTGGTTCCTTACTGAATGCCCATCTGTATGCCCCAAACTACTGTCATTTGAGAAAGTTTTGGTTGCCTTATACAACATGTGATTGattgtttttccatatttttatctTTGGACACATTTTTCTAATAATAAATACAGTGTCTATTGATTAAGTTTTCTTTCCTGACCTGAAACCACCTGTCAGGAGTAGTAAGTTGACTCCCAGATTAGGAAATATCAGGACATGATCATTTTGCTTTTATCACCTGGCAATGCACTGTAGCATGGAGGGCACATGGACACATGTTAATTGCATATCTTcctgatgaaaaaagaaaaaaattgtcaaacaaccaaaaaaacaaagaacaaaaaatgaataGGCTGACATTACTTA
Proteins encoded:
- the LOC143270429 gene encoding vomeronasal type-2 receptor 116-like, producing the protein MEEILALVPFYSYDAFQCNSKVQRPLHHDGNVTIAALFSLFYYYCMDIYDSRCEDEKPIEFKLRSYQFSLAFIFAIEEINRNTHILPNTSLGFELYNVVNNHLDILQETLLFLIGMRINIPNYTCRRENKPAALLTGTSWETSIQIGRLLNLYKYPQITFGRFDTILSDRGQFSSLYQTAPRDIFLSHGIVILMVHFSWTWVGVVLIDDHNAAEILSNLRGEMDRNSVCVAFVEMIPINWIYSDYKSRTMHPQILKSSANVVIIYDVTKSLYALIIYISIHSSAWKVWIIKSQWYVTTDVPYFIFDPFHGSLIFEHHHAEISDFRKFIQTYNPSKYPGDHILALLWNTYFNCSFSGPDCESLVNCLPNASLEMLPGNALEMDMSEESYNVYNSVYAVAHSLHEMTVKQVEIHHHSNGAVNTYPWELHPYLKNIHFKNGAEKHIVLDSQRRLDAEYDILNLWNFPDGLRQKIKVGTFSPNAPQGQELFLSDHMIQWGLRFAELPHSVCSESCVPGFRKSPQEGKAACCYDCTRCPDNEISNETDVDHCVRCPESQYANTEQNECLQKAVTFLSYEDPLGMTLTYLALGFSALTTGILGVFLKYHHTPIVKANNQTLSYILLITLIFCFLCPLLFIGHPNTATCILQQYTFAVLFTVAHSTVLAKTVTVVLAFKITLPGRLIRWIMISRSTNLIIPVCTLIQLVLCGIWLSTSPPFIDSDAYTEHGHIIVLCNKGSTLAFHSVLAYLCSMALGSYTMAYLSRNLPDTFNEAKFISFSMLVFFSVWVTFLPVYHSTKGKITVAMEVFSILTSSAGLLGCIFVPKCHIILFKPHRNVLHHVRNKGHFKGKVNFTA